The Chitinispirillales bacterium DNA segment CAATCACTGCACCACTCCCATACGTTACCGCTCATATCGTATATGCCAAGTTCGTTAGCCTTCTTTTGACCGACCGGTTGTGCGCCATAGCCGGAGTTACTCGAATTTTGACTCGGAATATTATCCCAATACCAACCCGCTTCACTCAAATTATCGCTTCCGCTGAAAATATAGCCTTTACTCTTATTACCGCCGCGTGCGGCAAACTC contains these protein-coding regions:
- a CDS encoding formylglycine-generating enzyme family protein, which encodes EFAARGGNKSKGYIFSGSDNLSEAGWYWDNIPSQNSSNSGYGAQPVGQKKANELGIYDMSGNVWEWCSDWYGSYSTGLVTDPVGPSSGSYRVNRGGSWDYNSRICRVAIRNDGTPSGSNPDLGFRGAFNSSQ